A window from Suncus etruscus isolate mSunEtr1 chromosome 18, mSunEtr1.pri.cur, whole genome shotgun sequence encodes these proteins:
- the MDGA1 gene encoding MAM domain-containing glycosylphosphatidylinositol anchor protein 1 codes for MEVTCLLLLALLPVHGRAQGVYAPAQAQIVHAGQACVVKEDNISERVYTIREGDILMLQCLVTGHPRPQVRWTKTAGSASDKFQETSVFNETLRIERIARTQGGRYYCKAENGVGVPAIKSIRVDVQYLDEPVLTVHQTVSDVRGNFYQEKTVFLRCTVNSNPPARFIWKRGSDTLSHSQDNGVDIYEPLYTQGETKVLKLKNLRPQDYASYTCQVSVRNVCGIPDKAITFRLTNTTAPPALKLSVNETLVVNPGENVTVQCLLMGGDPLPQLQWSHGPGPLPLGALAQEGTLSIPSVQARDSGYYNCTATNNVGNPAKKTVNLLVRSMKNATFQITPDVIKESENIQLGQDLKLSCHVDAVPQEKVTYQWFKNGKPARMSKRLLVTRNDPELPAVTSSLELIDLHFSDYGTYLCVASFPGAPVPDLSVEVNISSETVPPTISVPKGRAVVTVREGSPAELQCEVRGKPRPPVLWSRVDKEAALLPSGLALEETPDGKLRLERVSREMSGTYRCQTARYNGFNVRPREAQVQLTVQFPPEVEPGSQDVRQALGRPVLLRCSLLRGSPQRIASAVWRFKGQLLPPPPAVPAAAAAEAPDHAELRLEAVTRDSSGSYECSVSNDVGAATCQFQVSAKAYSPEFYFDTPNPTRSHKLSKNYSYVLQWTQREPDAVDPVLNYRLSVRQLNQHNAMVKAIPVRRVEKGQLLEYILTDLRVPHSYEIRLTPYTTFGAGDMASRIIHYTEPVNSPNMADNTCHFEDEKICGYTQDLTDNFDWTRQNALTQNPKRSPNTGPPTDISGTPEGYYMFIETSRPRELGDRARLVSPMYNASAKFYCVSFFYHMYGKHIGSLNLLVRSRNKGALDTHAWSLSGNKGNVWQQAHVPINPSGPFQIIFEGVRGSGYLGDIAIDDVTLKKGECPRKQMDPNKVVVMPGSGVPRQPRPQLWGPVTILFVVLQR; via the exons CTCCAGCACAGGCACAGATTGTGCATGCGGGACAGGCATGTGTGGTCAAAGAGGACAACATCAGTGAACGCGTCTATACCATCCGCGAAGGGGACATCCTCATGCTGCAGTGCCTTGTCACCGGGCACCCACGGCCCCAG GTGCGCTGGACCAAGACAGCTGGCAGTGCATCCGACAAGTTCCAGGAGACGTCGGTGTTCAATGAGACGCTACGCATTGAGCGCATCGCACGCACACAGGGCGGCCGCTACTACTGTAAGGCGGAGAATGGAGTGGGCGTGCCGGCCATCAAGTCCATCCGCGTGGATGTGCAGT ACCTGGATGAGCCAGTGCTCACTGTGCACCAGACGGTGAGCGACGTGCGTGGCAACTTTTACCAGGAGAAGACGGTGTTCCTGCGCTGCACGGTCAACTCCAACCCACCAGCCCGCTTCATCTGGAAGAGGGGCTCAGACACTCTGTCGCACAGCCAGGACAATGGAGTGGACATCTATGAACCACTCTATACCCAG GGGGAGACCAAAGTCCTGAAGCTGAAGAACCTGCGGCCCCAGGACTATGCCAGCTACACATGCCAGGTGTCTGTCCGCAATGTGTGTGGCATCCCAGACAAGGCCATCACCTTCCGGCTCACCAACACCACCG CACCGCCAGCCTTGAAGTTGTCTGTGAATGAAACTTTGGTGGTGAACCCCGGGGAGAATGTGACAGTCCAGTGTCTGCTGATGGGTggtgaccccctcccccagctGCAATGGTCCCATGGACCCGGTCCACTACCCCTGGGTGCTCTGGCCCAGGAAGGCACCCTCAGCATCCCTTCGGTGCAGGCTCGGGACTCTGGCTACTACAACTGCACAGCCACCAACAATGTGGGCAACCCAGCTAAGAAGACGGTCAACCTGCTTGTGCGAT CAATGAAGAACGCCACATTCCAGATCACCCCTGATGTGATCAAAGAGAGCGAGAACATACAGCTGGGTCAGGACCTGAAGCTCTCATGCCATGTGGATGCAGTACCCCAAGAGAAAGTCACCTACCAGTGGTTCAAGAATGGCAAGCCAGCACGCATGTCCAAGAGGCTGCTGGTGACCCGGAACGATCCCGAGTTACCTGCTGTCACCAGCAGCCttgagctcattgacctgcactTCAGTGACTACGGCACATACCTGTGTGTGGCTTCTTTCCCAGGGGCTCCAGTGCCCGATCTCAGTGTCGAGGTCAACATCTCCTCTGAGACAG TGCCTCCCACCATCAGCGTGCCCAAGGGCCGGGCCGTGGTGACCGTGCGCGAGGGCTCGCCCGCCGAGCTTCAGTGCGAGGTGCGTGGCAAGCCGCGGCCGCCCGTGCTCTGGTCCCGGGTGGACAAGGAGGCCGCGCTGCTGCCTTCGGGGCTGGCCCTGGAGGAGACCCCCGACGGGAAGCTGCGGCTGGAGCGCGTGAGCCGAGAGATGAGCGGCACCTACCGCTGCCAGACAGCTCGCTACAACGGCTTCAACGTGCGCCCCCGGGAGGCCCAGGTGCAGCTGACCGTGCAGT TCCCGCCCGAGGTGGAGCCCGGCTCCCAGGACGTGCGCCAAGCGCTGGGCCGGCCCGTGCTGCTGCGCTGCTCGCTGCTCCGAGGCAGCCCCCAGCGCATCGCCTCGGCCGTGTGGCGCTTCAAGGGGcagctgctgccgccgccgcccgccgtccccgccgccgccgccgccgaggcCCCCGACCACGCCGAGCTCCGCCTGGAGGCCGTCACGCGTGACAGCAGCGGCAGCTACGAGTGCAGCGTCTCCAACGACGTGGGCGCGGCCACCTGCCAGTTCCAGGTCTCGG CCAAAGCCTACAGCCCGGAGTTTTACTTCGACACCCCCAACCCCACCCGCAGCCACAAGCTGTCCAAGAACTACTCCTACGTGCTGCAGTGGACCCAGCGGGAGCCTGACGCAGTCGACCCTGTGCTCAACTACAGGCTCAGTGTCCGCCAG TTGAATCAGCACAACGCCATGGTCAAGGCCATCCCAGTGCGGCGAGTGGAGAAGGGGCAGCTGCTGGAGTACATCCTCACTGACCTCCGTGTGCCCCACAGCTATGAGATCCGTCTCACACCCTACACCACCTTCGGGGCTGGGGACATGGCCTCCCGCATCATACACTATACAGAGC CTGTCAACTCTCCCAATATGGCAG ACAACACCTGTCACTTTGAGGATGAGAAGATCTGTGGCTACACTCAGGACCTAACAGACAACTTTGACTGGACAAGACAGAACGCCCTCACTCAGAACCCTAAGCGCTCCCCCAACACAGGTCCTCCCACTGATATCAGTGGCACCCCTGAGG GCTATTATATGTTCATTGAGACATCAAGGCCCAGGGAGTTGGGGGACCGTGCTCGGCTTGTGAGTCCCATGTACAATGCCAGCGCCAAGTTCTACTGCGTCTCCTTCTTTTACCACATGTATGGGAAACACATTG GCTCCCTTAACCTCCTGGTGCGGTCCCGGAACAAAGGGGCCTTGGACACACATGCCTGGTCCCTCAGTGGCAATAAGGGTAATGTGTGGCAGCAGGCACACGTGCCCATAAACCCCAGCGGGCCCTTCCAG ATTATTTTTGAGGGAGTTCGAGGTTCGGGCTATCTGGGGGATATTGCCATAGATGATGTCACACTGAAGAAGGGCGAATGTCCCCGGAAGCAGATGGACCCTAATAAAG TGGTGGTGATGCCGGGCAGTGGAGTCCCCCGCCAGCCTCGACCGCAGCTCTGGGGCCCTGTGACTATCCTCTTTGTGGTGCTGCAGAGATGA